In the Chroococcidiopsis sp. TS-821 genome, TGAAACTGTTACCCTGAACGACATTTTAATTACTGAGGAATTGTCGCGGCGATCGCCCCGTACTCCTAACTTGCAAGCAGAAAATCAAGCATTGCATGCGCTAGCACGGCAGCTAGCAAATCAGCAGGAAACAATGCTCCAAACTCTAGTTGACATGGCGCTAGAATTGTGCACTGCTGGAACCGCAGGCGTGAGTTTGCTGGAAACGACTAATGGCGAAGAAATCTTCCGTTGGAATGTCTTAGCAGGAACACTAGCACACTACGTCGGTGGCACTACTCCTCGCAATTTTAGCCTTTGTGGCGTTTGCCTGGAGCGCGGCACACCCCAACTTTTTTCTCATCCCGAACGATATTTCACCTACTTTCAACAAGCCAATACGCCGGTCGTCGAAGGACTGGTATTGCCTCTGATTGCCGACAATAATGCTCTCGGTACTATTTGGATTATGTCGCATGACGAGCAGCGACATTTTGACTCAGAAGATGTGCGACTGATGACAAGTTTAGCAGACTTTACTGCTGCCGCTCTACTTTTGAATCAGCGACAAACCAAGGAATTACTAGCTGCCAACGTTGCCTTAGAAGCCGAAATTAGAGAGCGCAAACGAGCGGAAGCAGAAATCAGACAATTAGGAGAGCGCAACCGCCACATTCTAGAAAGCATTACGGATGCCTTTGCCGCGCTCGATCGCGAGTGGCGATATACCTACATCAACGACAAAGGCGCGCAGATTTTGGGCAGCACGCCAGAGCAATTGCAAGGGAGAACAATCTGGTCAAGTTTGCCCAGACACGAAGAAACGCCGTTCGGTCAACTTTATCTGCAAGTCGCCCAAACAAAAGTTCCAGGCGCGATCGAAGCTTATTTTCCGCCATTTGATGCTTGGTACAACGTGCGCGTCTACCCAACCGAAAACGGCATCACGATTTTTAATCTCGAAGTGACCGAGCGCAAACGTGCCGAAGCAGCTTTGCGCGAATCCGAGGAGAAATACCGATCGCTGTTTGAATCGATCGACGAAGGCTTTTGCATCATCGAAGTTTTGTTTGACGAAAATGAAAGACCCGTTGATTACCGCTTTTTAGATATTAACCCGTCGTTTGAGAAACAAACGGGCATCAAGAACGCCGTCGGCAAACGGATACGCGAAATTGCGCCGCAGCACGAAGCGCATTGGTTTGAAATTTACGGGCGCGTAGCGACGACGGGCGAATCCATCCGCTTCGAGAATCGCGCCGAACAGCTTAACCGTTGGTATGACGTTTACGCCTTCCGCGTTGGCGAACCCGCGCTCGCGCAAGTCGGCATACTATTCAACGACATCAGCGATCGCAAACGTGCCGAAGCAGCTTTGCGGGAATCGGAAGCTAAATATCGATCGCTGTTTAATGCGATGGGCGAAGGCTTCCACATCATTGAATTGATTGATGACGAGGCGGGTGAAGTCACTGATTACCGCTTTTTAGAAGGCAATCCAGCCTTCGAGCGGCTGACGGGTCTCAAAAATGCCGCAGGCAAGTTGGGCAGCGAGATCGCTCCGAAAACAGAATCCTATTGGATCGAAGCTTATAGCCGAGTAGCGCAGACAGGTGAGCCGCTTCGCATCGAGAACTACAGCGAAGATACTCAACGCTGGTATACCGCTTACGCTTCGCGGGTTGGCGGTGTGGGGAGTCGGCAAATTGCCATCATCTTTGATGACATTACCGAGCGCAAACAGGCAGAAGAAGCGTTGCGCGAAAGCGAAGAGCATCAGACCTTCTTGCTGAAACTCAGCGATGCGCTGCGGTTCCTTGCCAATCCGGTTGAGATTCAAGAAGCTGTCACCCAAACCGCTATAAATTACTTTGGGGCGGACAGGTGCTACTACTGCGAAATCGAGGATGACAATGCCATCATCTTGCGTGACGCTGCTCGTGAAGATTTGCCTTCGGTTGCAGGGGTGTATTCGCTCTCGCGCTTTGCCATTTTTAAAGCCGTAGTGGATGCAGGTTATCCATTTATTGTGTCTGATGTGTATACAAGCGATCGGGTAGACGAGGAACTCAGGCAGCTTTGCATCCAGTTGCAGGTGATTTCCTTTATCGATGTGCCCGTGATTAAAAACGGCAAGCCAGTCGGTATTTTTTGTTTAGTTCAAAGCACGCCAAGAAACTGGACTGAGCTAGAAATAGAACTGGCACAAGAAACCGCCGAACGCGCTTGGGCAGCCGTGAACCGCGCCCACGCTGAAGAATCTCTCGCCCGATCGGAAGAAAAATATCGATCGCTGTTCAATTCCATTGACGAAGGCTTCTGCATCATTGAACGAGTGGCAGGGGAGCTGATTGATTTTCGCTACCTGGAAGTGAATCCGGCATTTGCAGTGCAAACTGGCATCAGTGATTTTTTTGGAAAAACGCTTCGCGAGACGTTTCCTGATGCACCGGAAGTGGGATACGAGATTTATGAGAATGTGTTGAAAACAGGTGAACCGATTCGGTTTGAACTCGAAGTTTCTAGCCTCGAACGCATCTTGGAAATCTATGCCTTTCGGATTGAAGGCGAACCTCGCCTCGCAGTCATTTTCAAAGATAT is a window encoding:
- a CDS encoding ATP-binding protein, with the translated sequence MQRSQPETVTLNDILITEELSRRSPRTPNLQAENQALHALARQLANQQETMLQTLVDMALELCTAGTAGVSLLETTNGEEIFRWNVLAGTLAHYVGGTTPRNFSLCGVCLERGTPQLFSHPERYFTYFQQANTPVVEGLVLPLIADNNALGTIWIMSHDEQRHFDSEDVRLMTSLADFTAAALLLNQRQTKELLAANVALEAEIRERKRAEAEIRQLGERNRHILESITDAFAALDREWRYTYINDKGAQILGSTPEQLQGRTIWSSLPRHEETPFGQLYLQVAQTKVPGAIEAYFPPFDAWYNVRVYPTENGITIFNLEVTERKRAEAALRESEEKYRSLFESIDEGFCIIEVLFDENERPVDYRFLDINPSFEKQTGIKNAVGKRIREIAPQHEAHWFEIYGRVATTGESIRFENRAEQLNRWYDVYAFRVGEPALAQVGILFNDISDRKRAEAALRESEAKYRSLFNAMGEGFHIIELIDDEAGEVTDYRFLEGNPAFERLTGLKNAAGKLGSEIAPKTESYWIEAYSRVAQTGEPLRIENYSEDTQRWYTAYASRVGGVGSRQIAIIFDDITERKQAEEALRESEEHQTFLLKLSDALRFLANPVEIQEAVTQTAINYFGADRCYYCEIEDDNAIILRDAAREDLPSVAGVYSLSRFAIFKAVVDAGYPFIVSDVYTSDRVDEELRQLCIQLQVISFIDVPVIKNGKPVGIFCLVQSTPRNWTELEIELAQETAERAWAAVNRAHAEESLARSEEKYRSLFNSIDEGFCIIERVAGELIDFRYLEVNPAFAVQTGISDFFGKTLRETFPDAPEVGYEIYENVLKTGEPIRFELEVSSLERILEIYAFRIEGEPRLAVIFKDISDRKRAEKRQAFLLTLADRLRPIADPAKIQIEAMRVLGEHLGVLRAQYYEAEPDDEHLVSAGGYTNGAPPVAHRVRMDDFGVYVKEAFRAGQTLAVANVATDPRVSAAELAAYDALGFRSFVGIPLIKDGRFVVGIGLHHATPRNWTDEELAIAEETADRTWAAVERARAEAALRESEIQRFREQSAREQERQRVEALAELDRAKTLFFSNVSHEFRTPLTLLLAPLQDALSDRAHPLPPAQRERLELAQRNANRLLKLVNTLLDFSRIEAGRIEAVYEPTDLSTFTAELASVFRSAIEQAELRLIVDCLPLPEPVYVDREMWEKIVLNLISNAFKFTQEGEISVRLHPVDRHVVLEIQDTGIGIAPEELPHLFERFYQVRLDKPHAARSHEGSGIGLALVHELVQVLGGTIDVSSTPGQGTCFTIALPFGVEHLPQEQIKASRTLSSTAVGAVPYVQEAELWRSNDRLREMLADTRVLVVDDNADMRDYLTRILSAHVAVEAVADGAAALAAIAQRVPNLVLSDVMMPGLDGFGLLHALRADPRTREIPVILLSARAGEEAIVEGLDAGADDYLIKPFSAQELISRVNAHLQMAQLRSEALHEARSTIRNRDELLSTVSHELNTPLVSILGWTRLLRDSPLSSSMLTKALDTIERNALLQAKLVQDLLDISRISAGKLHLHPQPVELQSVIETAIATVTHTAAAKGIDLVWHNAESLVVMGDRDRLVQVMCNLLTNAIKFTPSGSVTVELSRVDTAYAQIQVVDTGVGITADFLPHVFERFRQAESTSVKGLGLGLAIARHLVELHKGTIHAESAGEGQGATFIVKLPLLATSH